In the Triticum aestivum cultivar Chinese Spring chromosome 2B, IWGSC CS RefSeq v2.1, whole genome shotgun sequence genome, TGCAAAatgttccttttccttttcctcctTTGCGAGAATCAAGTCGGTGGCAATGTGCCAGCAGATGACGCTCTCATGGAAGTCAACTCCATGATACTCTTCCAATTTCTTGTACAGCCCAGGGTAAAATCTGTTAGCCAGTGCTGATTCACCCCAATTATGCCTGAGCAAGCCCATTGTGTTTATATCATCCCGTGAGAACCAGATGCCCACCTTCTGTGCACACTTCATGACATTATCTGGGACAACAACAGTACACGAGTAGTACCTCCTGTCCCACTGCCCACCGAGCCTCAGCATCTTGAACAGATTGCCGAGTCGGCGACTCATCGGATCCACCTGTCCGGCACCAAACTGCAGCATGTTGTGCTGCCCCATGGTGCCTGACCACTCCCTCGAACTTCCTTTCATAATTATCTTGCCAGGCCTGGACCGGCGAAATGAAATGACTGCGCGCCGGACCTGATGCCATCTTCCAGTGCACAATACTGAATGCCGGAGCCAATCCCATCGCGTGGAACACAAGAAGGCAAGCGCCCAGCTTGACCCTAGTGCACCAAGGAGCGATTTTGTCTCTAGGACCAAGGCGCCGCCCAACAAGGTGTAGGTGATGTCAACATCGAGTTGGCTGTAACTATCTTTGCCGCTCAACTGGAACAACACGAGCGAGGTGGCGATGGCAAGCGGCGAAATGACACGGATGCAGTAACCAACCATAGAGTGCATCACACCTGCCTTGGTATACAGGATGTCGTACATCAGGGAGAGCTCCATCTCCATCACCCTCCACATTTGCTCAGGGTTCCCCCTAAGGGCCCCGATTATTTTCTTttcctcagactccacctcagTCGGGCCATCTGGGTCCACCTCGACCACTGAATCAACTATCCCGCGCTTGCAGATATGAAACAGGGAATGAGCACGCTGCAGGGCAAGCTCGTCCTCCAAGTCATTGCACCAGTCTTGATGCTCAATGTAAAAATGCTTGTGATGCTTATCACGTGGCTGCACCTTGAAAGAGCTCTGGAGGCTGCTGAAGTTGGCAGACCAGAGTGCACATGTCCTCTCCAAATACTTTGCAACACCGACAACCAGCACCAAGGTGGCAGCCAGCGTGAGGAAGATCTCTCCGCCCGCGATGTGCTTGTAGAAGACATATCCAGCTCCCGCAACCTGCACAACAAGGCTCAACAAGTGGCGCCCCCAGAACATGTTATCCTCGAGGGCGTATGCAGTGATGTTGTCCGGGCCACCGAGGTGCAGCAGAAGGAACGGCGCCCAGAAGGCAATGAGCTGGTGGTCTTGCGGCGTGCTGCTGCTGTAGAGGAGCTGGCCGGCGGCGTATGTCGCGGTCGTGTCTGCCAGCTGGTATGCCAACCAGAGGGGAACCCTTGGCAAAAATGAGCCACTACACCGACGAACATTGGCGGAGAGATGGAGGATGATCTGGCAACCGAGGCTGACGAGAACTCCGATCTGGCTGGCCCAGTTAATCCAGAAGTCCAACGGCCCTCTAGTCATTGTTGAGAGCTTGATCCTGCAATACAAGAACAGTACACAGATAAAATCAGTAAACACAATTAAACATGGTAAATGCACATACTAATTGCATAGTATTGAGCTAAGAGATCGGAAAGTGGCAGTGTGATACCTCTCAACTATGAAGAAAGTGATGACCTGCAGTGCAGAGTATGACACTGCTAACTACAGAGCAGTTAGTAGTAGTACACTGTCAAGTCAACATACATATGGTTCTGATTGCCATGTTGCAGGAGCTAGCCACCGAGGAGTGCCAACTAGCTGCCCACTTTCAACAAGCAGCAAAAGAATCTAGAAATTAAGAAACCGATAATGGTGAGGAACCACATGTGAAGGTACGTGCTCGATGCATCCGCCAGGCCAACTCATCTTTTGTTAGCTTTTCCGTACTAAATTACGAAGGAAACGACGAATTAGGTGGATAAATACAGTCTCAAGCATGTGCCTACAATACTTTTCCCATGAGGTTTTTATATTGTTGAGACCATGCAGTGTACAAGGTTCATTCAATCAACCAATAATACTATACTCCCAGAGCATGTGATGGCAAGCAAGAGGTAGTTAACAGCGTGGTCAGGGCGAGCCACGGCAGGAAGGCTTTGTTTGTATTTGTTTTAGGGACCAGattcagctttgccagtgaagctAAATCTGAAATCTGAAACTAACAGCTATTTCAAATCGGCTTCGCCAGTGAAGCTGAATCTAGAATCTGAAACAAACAGCTATTTCGAATCAGCTTTGCCAATGAAGCTGAATCTGGATTCAGACCATTGCAATTTGCTGAAGCACCTTAAAGTGTACTTTGGTGGCAAAGCTGATAATCAGCTTCGCCATTGAAGCAAATCCATAGGTGATTCCAATCCAGTCAAAGCTGGAACAAATAAGGCCTTCTATCACTGCGAATCAGCTTTGCCACTGAAGCGAATCCATAGGTGATTCGAATGCAATGAAAGCTGAAACAAACAGGGCCGAAGACGACAAGGGTGAATCAGCAGGAGCAACCGAGCAACGCATGGTTGTAACAGGGAATTGGAGATTGATTCCTGGCGAGAGGCGCTGAACACTGGGTGCCGTGAAGAAGATAGATAGAAACTAATGGATTTACCAGAATGCTTTCACAACTAATAATGAAATATAAGCTCAGTAGGACAAATTAAGTGTCATAGGTCAAATCAATAATCAAAATGCATATATAGGAGTGCACTGAAATGTGATACCTgtaatagcagcagcagcagcagagagaTGGCGGTGATTAGCATTGGTGATGGCTGCTTTATGAGGAGGTGGATGGCGCAGCCACTACACATTGGAGTAGCAGGCCTGCCAAGTGTAGAGCTTTTTTGTCAGGATCCGAACCTGAAACCTGAAGAATCAACAGTTAACTCTGAAGAATGGAAGACACAGCTTGTTTTGTTACAgtgccaagtactccctccgtccggaaatacttgtcgcacAAATAGATAAAATtgaatgtatctagaattaaaatacgtctagatacatccatttccccgacaagtatttctggacggagggagtacaacttacCAATTCGCCCAGCTATGCTCCTAGATCTGATGACTACCGGCTTCCTAACCATCAGTGTTAACTTTTTGACGACAGCTTAACTGCACTTTAGCTTTACTTTTACCTTTTTTTTATTTCCAGTCGTAAGCTTAATGGGTTGGGAGCAGCCAGTCATTGTATTCGTTTCAATCCTGGCTGCCACCTCTAGTGGTTCGGCCTCAACCTTCCTCTGTAATCGAATTTATCAGAGTAAAATCACTCCCAAAGTTATCTATTTTCTCTGTGCTGTCGTCCAAATCCTACAGCTATAATCTGAAATTTGGTTGAGAAAATACAGAAACCGGAACCAGTTCAGATTTAAATACCCGAAATGGAGAACTCACATGGAGCACCGACCTCATGCCTCCCCTCCCTCCACGTGCAACACTATGGCAACAACGACTGCCGTCGCCGACCACCAGGCTCCACGCATGTTTGACTTGTCACCGTCTCTAAATTTACTTGACACCACTGTAGAACCCGAAAGGTCTCACAACTGAAGTTTGGTCTGGCTCCTGAAATGTTGGTTTCAAACTTGATGTGGATGCAGACTTGATTTCAAACTTGATGTGGCCATCTGCGGTCTATTTTgtcaaaaagtaaaaataaaataacAATGCATTGACCATTGATATCAGGATAACCTTCAGTATTATCAGGACATCTTTGCCTCGTCATGTGGTATCATGCAAGTTGGAAAAGATTAGGTGGACAAGTGGAAACAGTCAAAGAACTTCAGAGCGTACACATGATCAAAAACAACAGACGTACAGTTTGCCTAATTGCTTATTACTTACAGTTGGGATATAAAAAATAACAGTGAAATTTGTACTACTTCAGAGCGGTCCAAAAAGAAGAGAAAATATGGTATTTCAGAAAGGAGAACAGTCTCAGGCTCTCAGCTCACAACCTTTACCTACTCTGCTTGCTTCTCTTCAAGTTTCTGCGAACCATGCATGACCTTCGAGTGTTGGATAAAAGACTAGACAATTTAATCAGCCACTACTCTTCTGAAAACACTTGTTACTTGTGACCATGCGACGTGGCCTTTGTACCTCACAGTGAACGATGTAGCTGTAGTGAGGCGGCAGGTGGGATGTCCATGCATGGACCTTGAATTTCCCTCGAAGCCTGACACTACCAAAGAGAAGATCTTGCGCGCTCATCATCCTGAGAGCTTCATGTCCAGTTTCAGCAGAACATGTCTCGTAGTCAAGAAACAACACGACACATTCAGAAGAACTTTTATTCACCCTCCTGAGATATGTTGGCTCCACCATCTGCCATGGAAGAGTGAAACGATCCCCATACACTGAGATATTTGTCGTCTTCAAATTTCTGAGGGCTGCAAGGGCCATGCTCCAGAAATGGGGGTTAAAATTTGCTTTCAGTATTCCACTGATGATGTTTGCAGACATGAAGCACCCACTCGTCAAATTGGCCATCTCCATGGCCATTGATGCGAGCTTCGGGTGGTCCTCTGCTCTCGCGCTCCCAAAGGAACGCACCTTGAAGAAGTACCAGTATGCTTCCTGAGTTAAGAACTGTAATCTGATGGGTTCTGTGGTTCCAAACCTTGCGATCTTGTCGGAGCGGCTCACAATTATCATCTTACTTCCGCTCGTGATGCGACTTTTTGCAGCTGAATACAAACTCTTCCATTCAGACTTGTCGATGTCCAGAAATAGCTCAATGATGATCAGTGTCCTTCCACCGCTGATGCCACGGTTTTGATGCTTGATTCTACCTCCATCTCTTAGAGTCTCTACACTTGCATCTTTAAGAACATCTCCATTGAAAAACAAAATTTGAGAGAAGTGGTTGCGCACCCTTTCGTCGTTGCATACATGCTCGACCAGGGTGCTCTTTCCAACTTTCCTAGGACCAACGATTGGCAAGACAGCCAAATGATCAGCAGCGCCATTAGCAGTTTCTGCTTGCAACAGGAAGTTCATCACAAGTTCCATCTCCATTTGGCGTCCAAACATGCATTTGTCCAGCAGCAGATACATGTTGTAGGGTTGACGGTGCAGACGTGGGTAACTGTTTAGAAATATGATGAACTCACTCACATCTTCAATGGTCTTCTGCATGCTGCCAAGAACTTTCTCCAGCAGCTCAGCTTGTGCTGCACCTTCACTGTTGCCACTGCAGAAACATACACGCTTTGCAGGGTTGAACTTAGATGGGGCAAAAGAGTAATCTTTTGTCCTGTCATCTTCATGGGCTCGGCAACTGAAGATGTCGAGGGTGTAATAGCCCCTGTACATCTCctgtctcagtatgctgaggtgaTGCAGCATGGCCTGGTTTGTTATGAGCCGGTCATCTGCCTCCTCGACGACGACATGAAGCCGCAGTAGCAGCCGTTGCAGGCTGTGCAGCCTCTCCTCCACGCTTGTCGCCGCTGTCCGCTGCTTCAGGTATCTGTCCACCAGGAAAGATATGGATCTACTGGCAAGCTCACCCATAGCAGCAGAAAATATTACCTCCATGTATGTGTGTTTGAGAGCCCGCTCGGTTTACATATATCTGAAACTGGGTGAACTGCCAAAGCTGGGTGAAGCTATATATATCTGAACTTGCCCAAGGACAGACACTATGGGTCTTCATCTTATTTCTCCGTTGAAGCcgtgtttttcttttctttgatCAAAGAGTTGAATATGAGAATGTATAAACCGAAAGAGACATGTGTGTAGAAAGTTTGTGTCTTATCTTTTGTGGCTTGGAAGAAATTTGGAAATGGTCATCTAATGACCTCTGCTAGTCTAGAAGGAGCAGAAAAAATATGAAGAGGTGGTGCGAAAGAAAGACCTGCTGTTATGAACTTTCAACCCCTTAACGCCCTTACTTTTCTGCAGTTGCTCATTGCTACTCAACCTTCCACCGGACAGTGTATATCCAATTCCTGCCTGGCAAACGTTTCAAAGCATGAAAGTGACCCTGCAATGAGTTTGCAAACCCGGAGACCGGAGTGATGATTGAGCAAGTTATGTGCTGCTTGATAGCCGTGCGTCATGAAGCACAAAATATTCAGAATTTTCTCCTGTTTGTGGTATTGACAGATAACGCTGTTTCACTACCTTCCAAGGGTCAGCAAACTGCTTGCTTCTTCTGTTGGGCTCTCCAGTGTTCCAACATCAACCTCTTTGTTGAGGCTGCTATCAAGATTGGCCAATAAAAGAACTAGCACGGCTGCGGTGTCCGCTGAGAGGTGGACGTGTCGATGTAACAATGCTTGCTTGATGTTGATGGAGAGAAAAGTGAGGTTGCTGGGAGCATTACCCTCTGTGAGGATATAGATTCACTGGTATGGCAGCTTGAAAGTAAAGGGGTTTACTCTTCGAGCTCTCTGTACCATATGATCAATTTTAGAGGGGTACAGCCAGCTTTCATCCCAGCGGTGTGGGAACTTCATGTGCCCTCCAAAATCCATGTTTTCTTGTGGCTTTTCTCGTATAACAAACTAATGACCAGAGACAATATGAggaaaaggcatatcattaaaccCCTTGGGTGTGTCTTTTGCTCTGATCATGAAACCAACTCTCACCTGTTTTTTGAGTGTATTATAGCAAAAAATGTCTGGTCATTTGTAGCTGACCACTTCAAGGTCGAGGTAGGGACTGAATTTGAATCGATAGCATAATTCTGGATCTCTAACAGGAGGAATTCTGCCTTAAATATAGTTTCTTCAGCAGTCTTATGGTGTTTGTGGAAGTATAGGAACTCTATCATCTTTAACAACACCATTTGGACATCTATTTCACAGGTTTGGAGGATGATCCTCAGAACACTCAAGTTCTTGGCGGTCTTGGCTCCGGAAAGTGGCAGGGCACGTCTGGAGGATTTCTTGACAGCACTAACAACGTTCTCCCAGCAGCCGCTGAGGATGACGAGTGGCTGATGCTTAAAGGTTACGCGAGAGATGTAGTAGTAAACCAATGGGACAAGCTGAAGATCTCGGAGGATGACTGGAGCTTCCATTCTCCAAAGAAGCAGGGAGACCTGAAGAACAAAGGCATGCTGAGCAGTCCGGTCTCGACCCTGGCCTGTTGGTCACCTCAAGCGGCCACAGTACCGCCTTTCAAGTTCAGAAGGTCCGGAGAGACGGAAGCAAACGCGCTCCGGAGATTTCAGCCTGAAAACCCCCTGCTCTCGTCCAGGCCTGCGTGCCGCATGATCTAGAAAAAAGATCTGTAATCTGTTTTCTTAATTTACTTCTAGCACTCTTTTTCTGTCCTGAACTGCTTCTCTAAGTGAGCTGATGTAAACATGTGGTGCGTTTGGGGGTTTCATTCGGAGTAATGGAACCGGGGAGGCAGCCTCCCTGTTCATCTAAAAAAATGGAGAGAAAAGCGACGGCAGTCCCAGCTGCTGAAACCATCGACGGGGAATTGGCGGCGAACACCTGGAGCCCTGACGTGCCGTCTGAAACCATCGACGTCAAGTCCTTGATGCCAAGCCCCTGTTTTCTCCTATGCTGGTTCAAGAGCTGCGGCTAGCAAGATGTGCTGCACTAGTTTTTGATGTATGCCACACTGACACTGCTCTTGTATGTTCAGCCGCCAGATCTAATTGGGCTTAAGCTGCTGTTTAATTTGAAGACGGAACAGGGCAGAGACCCTGTTGATCTAAACACAAAGACCAAAAAAATCACTAGTACTTTGAACTGAAATGGAATGAATCGTATAGCAGCGACGGGGATGCTGCACGCCCAGAGTGCGGGCACCTGGCTCGGCGACGCGGTGGCCGGTCGGAGCCACGGCAGGGAGGCGCTGAGGGTTGGTCCCCAGTCGGTCTCCGCTATGGCAAGTCTCCTACTGATATGATAGGCGCCGACGACTCGGTCCCACACGAGTCAGCCCAAATTTCTAAGCATGATTATTATCATCTCAAAAAAAGTACTACTACTTAGTTTTATTATCAAAACCAGAGTATTAATAGGTAGTACATCATGAAATGAAATATACGCAGCATGTTTTATTTCAGATGTTGATATTATTCGTATAAATTTAGTCAAAGTTAAAAGAAAATTGGCTTGAACACAGTCCAAAATAATACTATATATATGATTTattgacggagggagtactcagGCATGTAGGAATGCAGGATTGTGAATTCTTAGGATTCTCGGCCAACATCTACTATTACTCATAGATTTAAAATAAAAACCGGACAGGACATCGAATCAgtgtgttgagtatattgattattaggaaagactAGATAGACTAGGATTAgttctgccttgtcttgtactccaagtagatcattgtactcctatatatatgctcacgaggctcaagcaatacaacaaactatTTCACCAAActtctctctcccttctaacatggtatcagtgtccgggttctaaaccctagccgccgccgcttccgcacccgcgcacCGCCCCTGGggtggtcggcctccatgaccgccgccgggggccgcgccgcccgtacctagggttcgtccgccggccgtgttggccggctgccctagagagtctttttcccgatcctttgatccggatTTTTCTCTCTTTCGtcggtcgctttgatcggcgtctactttttggttttccgaactattcttgatcggtttgcgtcgcccaccgccgccgtcgatcccgagcgcctctactccgaccacggcgcgaccagccggcctctcctccgaccacggcgcgaccagccggcctctcctccgacccggcgACCACGCGCGCCGAGGCGGCCCGTCAGGGCCAGCCGCCGTCTGCGCGTCGGTCCGCCCGTTGCCCTgtgccggccgtcaccgccctgctccgaccgggactcctgcatcacccgacccggcggcctcgcgccatgcggcggccaatcatagccgccctgccacccgccgtcgccggcttcatctcggactccgccgctaccacgcctccaccgagcggcgtcacTGACCTCgtgcgcgatcggcttgatcatccgctcgccgccgcgatccgcctcatctacgccacgcgaccgacctggcccgtcagttacgcgcgcctccgcaggtcccgtgaagatcgtctccgagttcagcgcgcccctccgccgatcgagcaacgggctgccgctgcgtcgccccgtcgggccgcagcgccgccgcctcgtggttcttctcccggctgcaccgacccgcatcaccgctgcatcgccccttcgggccatagtgctgcggcccgcggtctaccgccgccccgaggccgtccgctccaggccgtccccgtggctgcaccgatcctcgcgccgccgctgcgtcgccccgtcgggccgtagcgagcgtggcacgcggtccacgccgccgtctcgaggccgtccacgcggttgcaccaccccgcgctccgccgccccttcgggctgtagcaccgcggcccgcggtccctgtgaccgtcccgaggtcttccgtcgtcgccccgacctgcccgccgccgctgcgtcgccccttcgggccgtagcgccgcggcccgcggtccaccgccgtcccCGCGCGTCGAGTTCCTATGGCATGCGCGGCACCACCTCCTTTGGTGCGGGAACGCCACCGttcgcgccggtcttcgtcatgctgtcagggttcttcgcctacttcgagcattgCTGCCGCGCTCATAacctaaccgccgccgccgccgtcgccgctcttcttcggccgccgccgccgctacccccgtagccgccgccgcccgtccaccccgttcgtcttcatccagcaccagcccgtcgccagcgtcgccgtcatctaccccggccgcttcatctactccgacaactgCGGGCGATATTGGCCCCGCGCCGATgggcgccgcaaccgtcgtcgagtccttctctgctggcctctccgacttcttcgacatagcgtacagcttgtgcaggtcccagtctatgcATGCCAGGTGATGGCAACACCggcgcgtgccttcgtctacgatgtgtccccggggaTGGCAACCCTGGCGCGATGCGTCGTCAACatcatctccttcttggcgcaccactacttcgacaccactgcgcccacgactaactcggcgcctccttgcgcccgcagcTCCACGACGACTTTCttgacaccggctaccccgactcgacatcgaccacggcattcttcgcacggctacctcgaccacggctccaccacccacgctctcggctacatcgacaaacggcacaaagggctaccgcctgcttgagcaacctcgtcggttttccCTCCAGCCACaactccgcgatgcatcgaccgttacgactgtgggggggtgtccgtcggcttgccttcggattcttctccagtctcaccgtctgcgtcgctcccgttgtgactgcggggggatgttgagtatattgattattaggaaagactAGATAGACTATGATtagttctggcttgtcttgtactccaagtaaatcattgtactcctatatatatgcccacgaggctcaagcaatacaacaaactattccaccaaacctttctctcccttctaacacaGTGAGCGTGTCAATTCATGTTTTCATTATCGAAGCAAAATTAAAGGGGATCTGATGAAGTCAtatacctggggtagggtcatagacctgccCAAAGGTACCCTCCACAAGGACACTCACAAGAGAAGTAGCCTTCCAGTCGACCTGGTAGGTTTCCACTCGACAGattcaaagacactcgaccatgaagacccactcgaccaccaggagtccaAGAGCCACTCGACAGATTCAAACCTCTCTCTCCCTTTCATCGTCACACACATGCTCGACCAGGGTACTCTTTCCAACTTTCCCAGGACCGATGATCGGCAGGACAGCATGATGACCGGCAGCACCGGGAGCAGTCTCCGCTTGCAGCAGGAAGTTCATAATATGTTCCATCTCCATCTGGCGTCCGAACATGCACTTGTTCAGGAGCAGATACATGTTGTACGGTTGGCGGGTCAAACGCGGGCATCTATTTAGAAACATGATGAACTCACCCACATCTTCAATGTTGTTCCTTATGCTGCCAAGAACTTGCTCCAGCAGCTCGGTTTGTGCTGCACCTTCACTGTTACCCCTGCAGAAACATACACGCTTTGCAGGGTTGAACATAGATGGAGCAAAAGAGTAGTTGACTTGATGATCTTTTGTCTTTCCTTCTCCATGAGCTCGGCAACTGAAGATGTCGAGGGTGTAATATCCTCTGTACATCTCCTTTTTCAGTATGCTGAGTTGCTGCAGCATGGCCTGGTTTGTGATGAGCCGGTCATCTGCCTCCTCAACGATGACATGAAGCCGCAGTAGGAGCCGTTGCAGGTTGTGCAGCCTCTCCTCCTCAGTTTGTCAGCAAACTGCTTGCTTCCTCTATTGGACTCTCCAGTGTTCCAACATCAACCTGTGTTGGCTGCTACCAGAATTGAGTAATACAAGAACTAACGTGGCTGCTGTGTACGCTGAAGAGATGGTTTGCCTTTATGCCCCGAGAAGTGGACGTGTTGATGGAGAGAAAAGTGACTTGGTTTTTAATGACAACAATGCTTCTCCTTTGCAGATTATCTTCCGTCGTACGCACTCGCTTCATATGTGGTCTATGCTACAACGTGCGGAGTACCAACCGCTATTCAAGGTGGTGTGTAtgcggttggagcaggtggctacggaggtttttacccaacatggatggCAGCATAATCTTCGGATCGGTCCACCAACcgtttcgacataggcatagtgtcggtctataggactctactgttgccgaattgtcgtttttttctttccttttttatcAGATTTTTagtgtttggctgtgtgcatcataGTTATATAGAGACCGGGTGATACTCCAAATGCTTTGTATcggcttgatgctacattttaagataataaaagcgccctttatcaAAAAAAAACTGGAGTTGGCCGCGAACACATCGAGCCCCGACGCGCCCTCTGGCACCATCGACGTCAGCTCCTTGATGCCAAGCCCCCATTTTCTCCTATGGTGGTTCAAGAGCTGCGGCTAGCAATATATGCTGCAGTAGTTTTTGATGTATGCCACACTGACACTGCTCTTCTATGCTCAGCCAGATCTAATTGGGCTTAAGCTGCTGTTTGAAGACGGAACAGGGCAGAGACCCTGTTGATCTGAACACAAAGACTAAAAGAATTACTAGTACTTTGAACTAGTACATTTGATTCTGAAATAGAATGAATCGTATGGTCCGCTGAAATTCAGATAGTACTGGATTGTGGGAAACTCACTGAAGCACCGCGGCGTGAGCGGCACGGCCGGCCCTCCGGCCGCGTGGCCGGCCGCGTGGTGTTCCAGGGCGGCTCTGACGGACGGTCCATTAAAGAGGTTGTCGGTGAATGAAAACCGAAGCTGAAATGGCGACAGACCAAGGTATAATTGCATTGGATCTGGACCATCGAATCTGCTCTGACGGACGGTCCATATCGACCGGATGCAGTGTAAAAGGACTCTTATTATATTATTACAAATCAATAAAAACATCTTTCGTGAGTAAATAAATAAACTACAAAGGTATAAGTCGCGTCACAAATATGATATTACTGAGAACGAAAGCCGTTCTTCAAGGTGGTGGAGAGGATCAGCACGACGGTGATGAACTCGGTGCCGCTGCTGAGCTGCCTTGCATGGGCTTCGTGGTTGCAGTGGCTTGCGGCGTAGCACAACATCTCCACCCACACCTGGGACATGACCAGCAAGACGTCCTGCGCCCCCATATGCTCGCACCTGGCCAGCAGTCTATTCGCAAGATGTACGGCCGGGCGGAGGACCCCGTAATCTTGGCTCATATCCGCCGCTCCTAGCAAATCCGAGATTCTTGGGAATTCCCTGTACGCCATGCAGAAGCTGTCGTACTTGCTGCGTCGAACAGGGCTTGGCAGCAAATGAGGCTGCTCCACAAGGAGGAACACCATGTATCTTGACAATACCCGGATTGCTTTAGCGAGGCCCTGTTGCCGTTCCTTGTCTTGGCTGCTCATGGCTTGGA is a window encoding:
- the LOC123039977 gene encoding uncharacterized protein; the protein is MEVIFSAAMGELASRSISFLVDRYLKQRTAATSVEERLHSLQRLLLRLHVVVEEADDRLITNQAMLHHLSILRQEMYRGYYTLDIFSCRAHEDDRTKDYSFAPSKFNPAKRVCFCSGNSEGAAQAELLEKVLGSMQKTIEDVKTANGAADHLAVLPIVGPRKVGKSTLVEHVCNDERVRNHFSQILFFNGDVLKDASVETLRDGGRIKHQNRGISGGRTLIIIELFLDIDKSEWKSLYSAAKSRITSGSKMIIVSRSDKIARFGTTEPIRLQFLTQEAYWYFFKVRSFGSARAEDHPKLASMAMEMANLTSGCFMSANIISGILKANFNPHFWSMALAALRNLKTTNISVYGDRFTLPWQMVEPTYLRRVNKSSSECVVLFLDYETCSAETGHEALRMMSAQDLLFGSVRLRGKFKVHAWTSHLPPHYSYIVHCEVQRPRRMVTSNKCFQKSSG